The following coding sequences lie in one Streptomyces xiamenensis genomic window:
- a CDS encoding sirohydrochlorin chelatase: protein MSARTIPTPTLVAVAHGSPDPRAERSITALLRLVRALRPGLRVEAGYLENNTPRLADTLAGLGAGGGGRAVLVPLLFSRGYHVKHDIPGVLERVRGGLTVTTAACLGPHPLLVDALHSRLVEAGYRRSADPDADGVVLAAAGSLDPESAAGTEYTAHMLADRLGGVPVRPAYASAARPTVAEAVAELRRSGRSRIAVASCFTAPGLFATRCAEAAPGVAAAPLGAHPALARLLLHRYDQARGAIPEPAPTPAPATRRPALVASEG from the coding sequence ATGAGCGCCCGCACGATTCCCACCCCCACCCTGGTGGCCGTCGCCCACGGCTCTCCCGACCCCCGCGCCGAACGGAGCATCACCGCCCTGCTGCGCCTGGTGCGCGCGCTGCGGCCGGGACTGCGCGTCGAGGCCGGCTATCTGGAGAACAACACCCCGCGTCTCGCCGACACCCTGGCGGGGCTCGGCGCGGGCGGTGGTGGCCGGGCGGTGCTGGTGCCGCTGCTGTTCAGCCGGGGGTACCACGTCAAGCACGACATCCCCGGGGTGCTGGAGCGGGTACGCGGGGGCCTGACCGTGACCACCGCCGCCTGCCTGGGGCCGCACCCGCTGCTGGTCGACGCCCTGCACAGCCGGCTGGTGGAGGCCGGCTACCGGCGCTCCGCCGACCCGGACGCGGACGGTGTCGTCCTGGCGGCGGCCGGATCGCTGGACCCCGAATCGGCGGCCGGGACCGAATACACCGCCCACATGCTCGCCGACCGGCTCGGCGGCGTACCGGTACGGCCCGCGTACGCCTCGGCCGCCCGGCCCACGGTGGCCGAGGCGGTCGCCGAACTGCGCCGCAGCGGGCGGAGCAGGATCGCCGTCGCCTCCTGCTTCACCGCGCCGGGCCTGTTCGCCACCCGGTGCGCCGAGGCGGCGCCGGGGGTGGCCGCCGCCCCGCTGGGCGCGCACCCGGCGCTGGCCCGGCTGTTGCTGCACCGCTACGACCAGGCGCGCGGCGCGATCCCGGAGCCCGCCCCCACCCCGGCCCCGGCGACGCGGCGGCCCGCGCTGGTGGCGAGCGAGGGATAG